The following coding sequences lie in one Crassostrea angulata isolate pt1a10 chromosome 10, ASM2561291v2, whole genome shotgun sequence genomic window:
- the LOC128165531 gene encoding protein LTV1 homolog, with translation MPGKKKKFIDKKSAVTFHLVHRSQRDPLQADEESSKHVLLPVEKKEPSAEQKREELQKYGIFFDDEYDYLQHLKDVNEVYELEEHVPRENKNVKINLPSSVFATDLEKGVGLLNEAVPIRGPRPDWDPDIVAALDDDFDYNDPENQLEDDFISMANTGEGPRFEEGYEGNGSDDGFDSDECEFSDDDFGSDDREKMFMDEETKSRFTNYSMSSSVIKRNDGLTLLDDRFEKLYEQYEDTEIGALDNEDVDGYVGQGSHMLDTILEDFEKQQENNRRTLHAVMDDERPDDHGIEVKSDEDSDSGGDLVPMVIEKPKEKWDCESILSTYSNLYNHPKLIEEPGKDKIKLTSRLMIPEGVLDQPGLTRKQIEQEMRESRRADKASTYRPKNETAEERKQRKQATKQERKERRVEKKANKEAFSAEKVRQTKEQLNLQTNLQGLKLS, from the exons ATG CCTGGTAAAAAGAAGAAGTTTATTGACAAAAAGAGTGCTGTGACATTTCATTTGGTACACAGAAGTCAAAGAGATCCACTCCAGGCCGATGAAGAATCATCCAAACATGTTCTTCTGCCAGTGGAGAAAAAG GAGCCAAGTGCAGAACAGAAGAGAGAAGAGCTACAGAAATATGGCATATTTTTTGACGATGAATATGATTACCTGCAGCATTTAAAAGATGTGAATGAAGTTTATGAGTTGGAAGAGCATGTGCCAAGAGAGAACAAG AATGTGAAGATTAATCTTCCTTCCTCAGTATTTGCCACTGATCTGGAGAAGGGTGTGGGACTTCTGAATGAAGCAGTGCCTATCAGAG GCCCCAGACCTGATTGGGATCCGGATATTGTGGCGGCCCTGGATGACGATTTTGACTACAATGACCCAGAAAACCAGCTGGAGGATGACTTCATATCAATGGCAAACACAGGAGAAGGTCCTAGATTCGAGGAGGGATATGA AGGAAATGGATCTGATGATGGTTTTGACTCTGATGAATGTGAATTTTCTGATGATGACTTTGGAAGTGATGACAGGGAAAAGATGTTTATGGATGAAGAAACAAAGTCACGGTTCACTAATTATTCAATGTCGTCCTCAGTAATTAAGAGAAATGATGGACTTACTCTTCTAGATGATAGATTTGAAAAG CTTTATGAGCAATATGAGGACACAGAAATAGGTGCTCTAGATAATGAAGATGTCGATGGTTACGTTGGACAAGGCAGCCACATGCTGGACACAATATtggaagattttgaaaaacaacaagAGAATAA TCGTAGAACCTTGCATGCTGTGATGGATGACGAACGACCTGACGACCATGGGATTGAGGTCAAAAGTGATGAGGATTCTGACAGTGGGGGTGACCTTGTACCCATGGTGATAGAGAAGCCTAAGGAAAAATGGGACTGTGAATCCATTTTAA GTACATATTCAAATCTTTATAACCACCCCAAGTTAATAGAGGAACCAGGAAAA GATAAAATCAAATTGACATCTCGGCTGATGATTCCAGAGGGAGTGTTAGACCAGCCAGGATTAACACGGAAACAGATTGAACAGGAAATGAGGGAGAGTAGGCGGGCTGACAAAGCCAGTACGTACCGCCCGAAAAATGAGACAGCAGAGGAACGGAAACAGAGGAAGCAGGCCACCAAGCAGGAGAGAAAG GAAAGAAGAGTGGAGAAAAAGGCCAACAAAGAAGCATTTAGTGCAGAGAAAGTTCGACAAACAAAAGAGCAGCTCAACCTACAGACAAACTTACAGGGTCTTAAGTTATCATGA